The Verrucomicrobium spinosum DSM 4136 = JCM 18804 DNA segment GGTGATGTCTAATAAATTTCTCCACTCACAGGCTGAAATGTGTGCCTGATGGCAGGGGTTGCTTTTTGCGAATCCCCTTGCCGAAAGTGATGCTGTCGGAACGTGCCTCAGTTCTTCCCTGTGCTCTCCGGCATCAGCCGTGACAACAGGTGCTCGTACCGTTGCCGGTGGGGGTGTCCTTCTGGGAAAATCTGGCGGGCGGTGTCCACGGCATGCTGTGCGAGGGTGATTGCCTCCTGGGGGCGTCTGAGCTGCACGCAGAGACGGGCGTAGTTGTAGGAGGTCATGGCGGTGTCGGGATGGAGAGAGCCCAGCACCCGGATTTGAGCTTCCAGCGTGCTCCGGTAGAGGGGCTCCGCGAGATTGAACTCGCCTTTGTCCAAAAGCAGGTTGGCCAGGTTCTTTGCGCTGACCAGGGTGTCCTGGTGCTCAGGGCCGAGAATGCGCACCCGCCCTTCAAAAGAGGCCCGGTAGAGCGTTTCTGCTGCATTCACGTCCTGGCGATCCGCCAGGACGTTGGCCATGTTGTTCTTGCTGCTGAGGGTGTCGGGATGGTCCGGGCCGAGGATCTTTTCCCGCAACTGGAGGGTGTGCCGATAGAGAGGCTCAGCGGCACCCAGATCCCCCTTGCGATAGTGCAAGGTGGCCAGGTTGTTCATGCTGGCGAGTGTCTCGGGATGCTCCGGACCATACAGGCTTTGGGACAGGGAGAGGAGACGTTCTGAGAGGGGCTGGGCTGAGGCAAAGCGCCCCAGCAGGCGGTGCAATGCTGAGAGCCAGCGCAGTGCGGCCAGGAGATTGGGCGAGGAAATACCCTCGTTGCGCTCGATGGCACGGAGCAGGGCATGCAGATGCGGCTCCAGCAATTGATAACGCTCTGTCCCGCCCACGACGCTCCGGATCTTCCAGCACTGGCGCAGGTAGGTGAGCACCCAGTCTCTCCAGCGTTGATAAACAGCGCGCGGATCAAAGAGGGAATGCTGCTGGATGGGGTCGCGCCACTCCCACTGGAGGCGGGCGGCTTCTGCCAGGCCTACGCTGGTGAGGGTCCATGCCTTCTCTTTCGTCCCCGGTTCTGCTCCTGGCACCTCCTGTTCGGTGAGGAAGCCGCGTCGCATCAGATGCTGAAGGGGGGGCTCCACCTCGCTGGGACGTACTCCCAAGGCCGTGGCAATGGAAAGTGCGGGTGCCGGGGTGGGGGCGTACAGGGAGAGCGCGTACCACGCGGGAAGGGCCTCCGCATCCAGACCGTTGAAGGACTGGGCGTACTGGGCCAGAATCCATGGCACGTTCTTCTTCTCGGAGGCAATGGTTTCGAGGAAATCAATGCCGTCCCGGCGGAGGCGTGCCAGATACGAGGATGGAGCGATCTGTTCTGAGGCCAGGTGCTGGGCAGTGAGCTCCAGCATCAAAGGGTGAGAGCCCATGCGACCGGCAATTTCCACCCAGACGGGATCGTTGAACTGTGGCAGCGAATGCGTGGGTGAGGGGGGGCTCGTCGCCCCTGGGGCGACAGCCTTTGCGGAAGCGCCGACGCTTGCCAGTTCTGGCTGCGCCACGGCGGGAGAGATGGTGGCATGGGGCTCTTTTCCCAAGCGAGAGCGATAGAGGCAGAATGCGCCATCCTCCAGCGACAGCGGATGGAGCGTCACCCTCGGGATGCCGGGTAAGGTAAAAGGCTCGAGGGCCTCCAGGACGAGGTGGGCGGGGCCAGCCAGTTGGAGCAGGCGCCCCAGATTTTCCGCGAACTCTGCGCCTTCAAGGATCAGGCACACGTCACGTCTGGAGAGGAGTTGTTTCACGGCCGCCTCGTGCTTGGTGTCAGGGATGTCCCCCAGACCAGCTTGGGTGAGGATGCCTGCGAGGGCGGAATAGTGCCCCTGCGCCTCGTGGAAATTGTAGCGGAAAATCCCTCCAGGGTAGGCACCGGGTGCATCGGGACCAGGGGCGATCTGTGCCAGCGAGGCGGCGATCAAGGAACTCTTGCCAATGCCCCGGCTTCCCGTGACGCAGACGCGAAAAGAGCTTTTCAGCGCCTGCTGAATGGACTCTTTTTCCAGCGTTCGGCCTACAAAGTTCGGCGCTTGTGGCGGTGCGTGCCACGGGGGTACGTTACGGG contains these protein-coding regions:
- a CDS encoding tetratricopeptide repeat protein, yielding MIRRPEIYISAASPDLGIAVNLVRAEILQMEATPVHVDNYPTQWAAAWSLMEHHISKCDAMIHLAGSCFGPEPANRPTAEPRRSYAQLEYAMARSLGKTVFAVVCDAEFPFLSHPPEQEEAAALQHSHQERLVRHNGAEIRVQDMEALRTSIRRLKDWIDKTRQHLAQEPPSPPPPAEASPQAPPLPVLTAGTELFAKPPIPRNVPPWHAPPQAPNFVGRTLEKESIQQALKSSFRVCVTGSRGIGKSSLIAASLAQIAPGPDAPGAYPGGIFRYNFHEAQGHYSALAGILTQAGLGDIPDTKHEAAVKQLLSRRDVCLILEGAEFAENLGRLLQLAGPAHLVLEALEPFTLPGIPRVTLHPLSLEDGAFCLYRSRLGKEPHATISPAVAQPELASVGASAKAVAPGATSPPSPTHSLPQFNDPVWVEIAGRMGSHPLMLELTAQHLASEQIAPSSYLARLRRDGIDFLETIASEKKNVPWILAQYAQSFNGLDAEALPAWYALSLYAPTPAPALSIATALGVRPSEVEPPLQHLMRRGFLTEQEVPGAEPGTKEKAWTLTSVGLAEAARLQWEWRDPIQQHSLFDPRAVYQRWRDWVLTYLRQCWKIRSVVGGTERYQLLEPHLHALLRAIERNEGISSPNLLAALRWLSALHRLLGRFASAQPLSERLLSLSQSLYGPEHPETLASMNNLATLHYRKGDLGAAEPLYRHTLQLREKILGPDHPDTLSSKNNMANVLADRQDVNAAETLYRASFEGRVRILGPEHQDTLVSAKNLANLLLDKGEFNLAEPLYRSTLEAQIRVLGSLHPDTAMTSYNYARLCVQLRRPQEAITLAQHAVDTARQIFPEGHPHRQRYEHLLSRLMPESTGKN